The stretch of DNA GGTGCTTTCTGCTACTCTGAAAATGCTGATGAATGCAATTTCAAGTGCGCGTGAGATATGGACAACTTAACTATCTGCTAATTGCTAAAGCCATGCTAAAAATAACTATCAATTGAGGATTAAGTCTTTACTCTTCTAGAGCCGGAATGTCGGTAACCTTGCCAGCAACAACCGCTATGTCGTTGATGGTATCCCgcacaaaaaatacaaatggcCGGTTGACGACGAATTCTTCCATATCTTCCTGATCGCTAGCGGTTTTCGCTTCAACGGTGTTGGTAGCGGAGAGAGCCAGCTCACTGCTGGCACCTTCATCTACCCGGATCGAGACGTGCTGTACCAACTCATCCACGTGGATCTTTGGTTCGTCCGTGATTCCGCTGAGGTCGGCCTTCGATGTGAATACGGTTATGAGTCCGAgctaaaataaaattcatttcaagTTAATTAACTTAAGTATGTAACACGTGAGCAAACCTTCGTCAAAGCCTTTTCCGCCCTGCTGGTGGTGTCAATTTGGAACTTGGGTAGGCTAATACTCATTTGAGTCTGAGCGAGTCGCTGCTGAGCACTGCTCAGGCTGTGacagttgaagttgttgatcaGATCTTTCAGTCCGTGGGGTTTATTGGGAACCATTATGAGGAGCGAGTAGCGAGTGTTCTAGagatccagaaaaaaatatgtttgataagTAACGAAGATCGTTTATCGACACGCAAAAACTCACATTGTATGGCAATTCGACGATTTTGGCATCCAGCTCCTGGCTTGAACCAACACCGAATTTGCCTACGGCACGCATCATTGTGACACGCTGTTCCTCCCCATTCACGTAGAATTTTCCTTCTCCCGACATAATCTagagaaaaacattgaaaaatcgaattatAACGATGATTGAAGTTGGTGATGAAGGTAAATCTAGAACCGGTCATTCATAagaatattaaaatttgaatttggtaATGTTGATGTCAAAGATGCTGTCAATTCGAGATCAAAATTGGTCAGTGGTTGATGCATGTAGTCGAATGGCCGTGAAATCACTAACAATATTGTGCTTGCTCTTGCCAACTGGGCAAAATGTTTCGCATCAGAACtgattctcagaatatgcgcgaAGTAAGCATGATGAAGAGAATGCACTGACGGGTAGAAGCCgaagagaaatattaaatcAGACTTTCTCTGTTGATTAGTctcaaaaaggccaatttggaaaaccaAACTAAACTTTCGGCCTTGCCATCTGGGAGCCAGCAAGCTGACTCATAAACCGTGAGTGACCTATtagtgactttttccgatcgatcaactaaatttcatgaattcgagcattgtttccgtgTTAAAAGTCACGTCAAAGTGCAACGCTTTTCAAACCAGATGTAAAGAAGGTATTTTTCAGCGGTGAGAGCTGCATTCAccggtggaaaactgaaggtgaaaatttattCCGCAGCGGTTACAGTCGACGCAGCCAACCCACCACATTCGAcccggttcggattttctgttgctgtTCTGAGTGTTCTTTGGAGCGTTTGAAATGTGATTTTACCAAAAAGATTCTTAAAAACTACTTTGATAATCAATAGGTATCGCcatagacagcgagcaatcaagaGTACATGTTCATTCtgcgcgttaattcgaaaagaTGCTCAAATTAGCGTTTCATTGCTACGCGACACATTCGCGCCTCTCACCAAGTGAGAGCCTTCATTCATCGACCTTTGTGAGTGTTACCAAATGCTTGTACTAAAGACATTCTTGAATTTCCGGTTATAAGCTAGCCGGTTATAATTTCGTAGtactacgttaacaatgcggtcctgtcttggacaccactctttttattttatttgtggCCCGCGACACCATCAGTTTTGAGGCCCCATGACCCTctgaaaaaaggttgagtaccgctgctcTATGGTGAataatggcaaaaaaatatctgatgaaaaatTCGAAGAACGGAAGCTTGTTAAATTGCACTGTCccagttttttttgccaaaacgGACGGAATATCTTTGAGAGATCTTCCATCAGTCATTATTTCTTACTTGATTACCTTTGTTTTATCAGGTATTCTAGTTTATCAGGACTAGTGTTAAGATTTGATTCAGTTAGAGTCTGGAATCACTATTTattttatagcagcggtcgtagtaggcgtatctgaaatcttttgacagcaaattcTTAGAGAAACCTGCATCTTTCGACATTGCCAAAAAAACACAACTCTAACCAAAGTACCATCCGGAGAATCCGTATGCGAGAAGGTTATCGTAATTTCCATGTCTGGTGGCCAAAAGACGTGCTCGAAGGTTGCACAACTAGGTTTTGACGAGGTACGGAGAAAcatgctgatggatgacgaatCGTACGTGAAGATGGACATTGGACAACTCCAAGACTTGAAATTATATAAGGCCACTGTCAGAGGAGATGTCTTCAGCAAATTTTACGTTCGTTTTCGTTGAAAAATTTGCCAGGAAGTTAATAAATTAACAATGATTTGCAGCTGTGGACAGAATATCAGGGTTCTcatcacaaacaagacaatgaaCTCGGAAATATATAGGGAAGAGTGCCTGCAGGCACTTCTCCTTCCGATTATTAAGGCTCACATAGGTCCAGTGAagttttggcctgatttggcaagTTGCCAATAGAGTCGAGAGGtgcttcagtggtaccgtgacaatggggtcgattacattgaaaaagactTCCATCCTCCCAAATTCCCCCATTTCCTCccgatcgaaaaatattgggaaaTTGTCAAGCGGAAATAGAAACAGGGTGCCAAAGTAACTCGGGGTGTTGCAAACATGAAGAGATTGTGGAATAAATTGGCCGCTGAGGTTGAGAGTCCAAACTTTAATGAAAcgtatccgaagaaaagtacaaaaattcatcaaaactgtaacagaatattttttttttttgaaaaaaacaatcatCTGCATTTCGACATAATTTTTTGTTGTACCTTttaccaatcccgaaatacaactggttttgtgattctggattctaaatgaatcatgttTCAATGCATGTGAAGAGCTATTTCTGAGTTGCCTGACAGGAGGAAAGACTTTTTACAAGAGTGTGCCATCAGTGGAGATGCAATGAAACATTGCATTTGATCAGACTTACGTGAGCGGCAATTTAGCAAGACCTGAACCATTTCGTGCGAGATGTAGCCAAATGGTTCAGTTGCCTTCGTCTTGAGtggaaaaagtgaagaaatcagCAGCTGAGAAGCCAGTAAGCCAGTGTAGAACTAGTGCAAAATTTGACTATGTGATAATGGATGATGAAACCAACGTCAAAGCTAACTTCAACAAGCTCCCTGATCTTGAACGTGGCAAGAATACCTCATTAGGGCATGGCAAGGCCAAAGGCCATTTTGAGGCACTTCAATGCTTCAAGCGCGATGAactaagaaacaaaacaaagcaTGAGAAAATTAAAAGGAGCTGAAAAATATTTCGCCGAAATATAAGAAAAGGCTCAAAACAGATGACCGTAAATGCTGTGTAAAACCTTATGGATATAATCAAACGTAAAACTCCAGCGTGTTAATTCGAAACGTCGAACAAAAGATACTTCCATATGTATTTAAAGCCAACTCATTCTTCATTATGATGAATCATCCCTGATATGGAAATGAATTAAAATGTGTTTCACTGTGAGTTTTTTCTTTTAGTTTTTACCTGGAAGGGACTGGCCCAGCTTCCTCGATAGTACAGACCGTTGAACAACAGCATCTTCGATTCGCTCGAGTCCTGATCTCCAGCTTTGGCGCCAGCTTTACGACCCACGAGAGAGTTTCCACTCAATGCCGAAGCAACGTCTCCGGACAGAAAGGATCGTCTAACGTTGAACTGCAAAAAACAAATTCGCTCCTGATTATCAACTTACTAAATCGctgaaaacaaaaatatcttaCCCTCCGCCTAGAAACCTGACTCTCAACGGCGTACATGATCTCATGTTCGTCATCGTCCAACTTTTTCAACGACAGACTGACCCTTTCTGGTTCATCCACGACCACACGATCGACGCGATCTTCCGCTACACTTTTCACAACTGGTTCGTCCAGCACCTCGTTAGTGTACTCATCCTTCTGCAGTGCGATTTGCTCTTTAATCTTGGTCGGTTCGACATACTCTTTGTCGTCGATATTTTTGTCAAACTTTGGGTTCTCATCCTCATCAACCTCATCGTACATTGTGGTAATGCCAACCTCCGACCGAATACTGTCCAGGTCCTCCGCAAGAGACTTGATTTTCAACTCCTCAAAATCGATTATGTCCTTGCTGTTGTTATTCGAAGGAATAATCTGGTTGATGGCTGCCGGAAGCTCAGAGAACTCAATTGTCTGTTCAATCGGCCCGACTGATGTCTTAGGTTCGTCGAAATTGTAATCGTTCCGTTCAATATCTCGTACATCGACGAAGTAGTTGTTCACCAGAATGTCCTTAAATTTATCATCGATTGTGTTGTTCACGTACACATAAAACCAAGTTTTCAACTGAGGCTCGTTGGCAGGATTTTGTGAACCAAGCCTCTTCAGAGACTGCTGAAAGGCACTACGAACTGCAATGTAACGACGAACCATAACGAATAAATGTCTCCCGAAAACCAAAATCATGAATTACAAATACCTTCTATCGAATCCTGGGGGAACTTCAACACATCGTAAAACTCCTGCAGAGTTTGGCCTTTCGCGCCCTCGCTGAGGATGGCCAAAATGGAGGAGAATCCAATCGGCGAGAACACATGGTTAGCGTTGGAGTCTACGCTCCCCTTGAGCAAACTGGCGGCGATAATATTGGTCGACAGACCGACCAAGTTCCGGTCCGTGGCGTCATCCCGGGAGAATCTCCGCTTCGGTAATGCGTTGATTGTACACACAAATATCGCTAGCAGCAAATCTGAAACAACCAAATAAGAAAGGGGAAAATGCAGTTAACCGGCTATAACAGAACATAGAACATAGGCAAATGAACTCGTTGGCTGATCGGATGGTATTTGCACTGACATTGAACACTATGGATTGGAATCTTGTATTTTCTGCTTTAGGGTTTCTTTTCCAACCCGTTACAATCCGGCGGCGCCTTATCCACCCACAACTTACTGTTCCACGCGACGATGAACCTAACCTTCAATGTATATGATTGCTGTTCTTGATGTTCATAGCGGATAATTTACGAGAACTTTCACAATTGATTAATTCGCATGTTAATTAGTAGCGCTTGCTACCGCTCACAGTTGTGGGCGAGCAGCTGGACGGATAAAAAACTTCTGCTCTTACCGTCTATCatatttctgttttcttttttcgttGGAATGAAATAAAGGTGGAATTGTGCAATTGGAAAACTAATCATAAAATTATTCCAGTCAGCGGCATGATTTGATGATTTTGGAAGTGATATAATAATGTTGACCCgtaattgaataataaagagatctattaacatgttttcctTTCTGTTGTTTTCCAtcattattcatattttttcaaatatacatGATTAACAAAAGCAACCAATTTCATCATACGTGAGTGTTAGAATAAAAAATACGATACGCTTATCCGCATCTTCCCCAAATTTTTCAGTGAGTAGAGGCACTTCCTCTTTTGTTTCGGCCATGCTGAAGTAAGGTAAattatgttggtttgtccgatttcgggtgttttcacgcaactaataaatgcaaatcgatttttcttcatttcacatgtaatcaagacgagttcgggtttgttgaaaagaccCAAGTCTCttgttgctaataataccataagacgttcaaattgttaaatttgttatgtTCTTTTGtgactttcttcaaaaagaaattatgatcatggtttgtccgaaaaatgatcatggtttatccGGGTTTACAAATCcagtttttgaataaaaaaaattaaattttcaagtagggtaaatgatcttggtttgtccagtcgaaaatatgatcatggtttgcccacttttttgaatgctctaattcagcgctcctgtgtcaaataaggccttcgaatgtttcgaaacatataaatgaaattgccttttacatgatttatagtagtttgatagtatatttttacgaaatcacatgttttaaaggattataaaatacaccttctatttgtgtcaatgcgcccctcattcgagctaacttttaatcgttcACCAGACGATTATTtagcacgtattcagaccttttctggattacaacacatcatgcttgctcaccatttgtatcggatttacatagctaaaccattaaattaacgcattttgatgaactcaattctgatcatgagttgtccaattcaataatgttgttttgtccacatgatttctatagcaaccgcttggcgcgctgcagtttgtttatgtttgtttatgatgtgcttcgcgcatagcagaagtatggtttttctgtgttgattgtgttgaggtgaacacttctaaaatgctgacagtaaactcaagcaatgacagtaaactcaagcaatgataaatgcaacatctaattgtgaattcaaatgttttcattcgaaaatggagatttctaaaaccggacaaaccatgatcagaggtggtcaaaccatgatcataattcttctttaaggaaaatcgttaaaaacataaaaatttgaatatttttaacaccttatggtagtattagcaactagagacttggggcttttcaacaaacccaaactcgtatcgattatgtgggattttcatgaagaaaaatcgatttgcatttactagttgcgtaaaaacaccccaaattggacaaaccaagatcatttaccctagatgttgcatttctcattgcttgagtttactgtcaccATATTTATCTATTCATAATTCAGGCTTTCaacagaatattgccttttctaggGCATTTTAAATAAGAACAGCACCCAataccagtgccacaaattatcagaGAATTGTTGGATTAGTTTTATTTAGACATTATGAAACACGTCACGATTTATTGAattaatgggcctgattctcgaacacacttcacggtggaaacgaaatgaaatgtatccgctgtgacaacggtacggtgtcgacatctggatacgaaattagtttcccactaaaacccaaattatcttcagataaaatttttgaatgagattattataccacatgaagaaaacaaagttttccactcacattgaacaccagtttgatacgaagatgTTAATTTTcgttaatgatttttatttgaaaagtgctcattctgcctgaaaattcattattatcttcgacacttcactaactcgtaaaacgtagttcaattgcTGTTGACATTTCAATTTCTGCGTTCGTTGAGTTCCAATCATGGATGCCAGGGGATTTTTTCAGATGTTTTCAcattatatgaaaaaatgtcttcacagtcatattgaaggaaactaaaattcataactttatgTTGAACAATGTTTGATAGGTCATTCAAAGTTTATAATAATTGTTGTATATAGAGCATTCATTAAACTTACCTTGAGGTTTTGAATTTTATGTCAAtaaatgtgaaaaatatatatatatatatatatatattgcgcgACCACGAACTAAATTTAGAAATGAAGTAATAAATGTTCTATGAAGGTGGGCTAGATAGAttttaatggaaaaaaatataatgtataactctcatttgtcaattttttaaaaaataactcaatttgtttattttagcttCGAAGTTTTTGCTAATTATTGTAaaacggtatgtaaccggaaaaccttcgattgtGAAATGATCGTGCAAAAACAAGCGAGTGAATGACACCGAGATAAAACTCTCGATTAATTACTAAGGACAAAAGTAAGcaagtgacactgataaaaTGTGAGCGGATGACACtaagaattttttttgggccaattttATGAAagaaatatctccggaatgttcacatacactatcatactgaaatgtcttcacacacTTTATAAAAACGTCAAAGtgttttcacaaaatcaaatgtcctcGCAGTaagttaaatgtcttcaaaatgaaaacatgtccTCAAACCTGGCATCTTGGGCTGtaacattttcggaaaaatacatCCAGGAATGCCATACAAACTGATTTTTCTGTATAGTGCaaattgtatttcaaatatTCCGTTTTGATTCCATTGTAGGAATTTAAAAAGGTGCAAATACATTCAATTTGATGCTATTTGcaaaaatgttttctaatttcGCTCATGTTAGGAAAAATCTCATgtaaagttgtatttttttttcaaaaacatttttcataaattgctCCTCATATGATTTCTTCAGTACTTAAAGAAACGGCATCACTGCCAGTATATGATGACGGATGAAAACTTAACGATTCCACCACGTTTGAGTTGCCTCAGtgtgcagagctgagttggaGATGCGATTGGCCTTAATAAGAAACATTGCTGCTTTGTTGATCACTCGCGCAGCTCAGTGGAAGCTATCAGTACAATAAATTATGCGTTTGTTGAACAGATTTAGGGTTTGCTATGAAGTATGCGTTTGGTTGGTTTgccaatttaaaaaacaaataaagaacaaATAAATCATGTCTGTttcatcttcttctttgtttgtcAATCTTTCGATACATTTGTCACCGAtagtcaaataaaattttatcatAGAATTCGGTTTTATTCAGAAAGGCAATAAAATTTGTTTCTTGAGTTTGACCTATATTATGTCGAACTCGAGCACCTTTGGTATGCTGAAAATCTAGCAAAAATTAGCTAACAGATATGGGGCGGCCCCTGAAACAGGACCATAAGGGTTGTTTTTATTCCGTCAATTAAATAGGAGTGAGTAAAGAAAGTGTGATCAAGTCGGAGATGTTTTATCCAACGGATGATGTCAGTTGGAGGACAGGGAATATCTAAAGCTCCTTTTTTCTACCCTTGCCAGTCAGCTTGTCGATGGCTGTGTTTCCGAGAACTCCAGAAAAACCAGGAATCcaaaagaaaatgttttttttttttctaaaaagtgTGCGTTTGTTGTTTGGTTCAGCTTATCAGGGGTCTGTTCCGCGCAGCAAAGCcttgataaaataaaaacaaagatGAAAAGCATGCAACATTGCGTCAAACGAGAGGTATAAATTATTTGACTCCGTGACTTTCTTTTTTAAGCTTTACTCTAGACAGCAATCAGTGAACACCATATGTTGAGGATGAGACTTAATATGAAAATTAGAATCGGCTGTTTGTGGTCCTATGTTACTATAGCATTCGTGTTCAACTTCCTTTTTTTCAGTTCATCAATTCGTTTCGTATGGTTTATCGTTTCATTCAGAAGAATAACCCGTTTGAGTTTATGAGCACAGTTTAAAAGCCCCCGCATACTACAGACTTTatgtcaaccaacagtttggtcgggacggccttctggtgcaaaaaccgacccaactgaatcggcgtaatgtgcgcacatgcatacctctccgtactgattaagaagccgaccaaactatcggctcacaaatcagtctgcagtctgcggggctcTAAGTCCGATCATTTTTGTTGGATAAGTGATTAAGCCTGGTTGATAATTGAGTTATAAATTAAAATATCTGAAAATAAACCGTTCAATTTAGTCCTACTAGTTTCGATAATTGATATTTTCTGCACCAACTGAATCATGATTTGCAAGCAAACCTCCGAGCGGCTGGTCTGCGTATAGTTTTGGTTAGCCAAGCAGTGCGAATCGAATTATATCGTTGTTGCGCGTTCGTTGGCTCAACGAAATGagctaaaaaaaatgaatttgccCAATCAATAGATATAAATGAGCTAAAATTTCGATCCATCACCGTTACAAAGCGATGTAAATCACCACTTTCATGAGATCATTTCGCAATGCATATTCCACGTGCCCATGGGCTCGGAAAATGGGCATCATTTTTTCGCGTCGAAACGCACGAGCTCCCACCCTACCGGAGAACCGGGCCGCGCCCCGGGACATATGTTTCGCATTCTTAGGCTAACGATGTTTCTCCGATTACATCCCACCATCGCGTCCATTGTAGTCGTTGTTTCATCGCTCTTCTCCGAGAAGATTATTGCTTCATCCCATTCAGAGTGGTGCATTAATTTATGATCGGCATGTTGAGCTCCGAAGAAGATTGTGGTACACAAGCGGTTCGATGTTTGGGATTGAATTTTTTTGCCTTTCTGCTTGGTCAATCGCTTGACTAACCGTAAATTACGCAGGCTGCCAAGTGCTACTCATAATGTTCGCTTACCGCCAGACCCAGTGGCCCACGCATTGGTTGAGTGAAATTGAAAACCACACGACAGAGCCGATATTATTAAATTCTATTGTTCAAAATGGGGATTATTTTCGAGCATATTCCAATTGTTTTTCTTATTCATACAGATGTAAACAACTTCTTTCACCCGAAGATATCCCGATATCCTCTATCACAGAAAATATTGCGTactgattaatttttttttttgtgagtgtCCCACCAAATACGCTCTGGTGGCTTAGAGGATTTGAGTTGAACACACTGAGTTGAAGATTATGGACTTCGAACagactacactctgtccaacttctataaggacaggtgatgatcttgctgctttatgtcattgtaaacaaacaatgattcaatttatattctagtgagtaggtattggtgactaccacaCACTGCAAAATGttcgtatgtgtgtgtgtgcaagcgcttaGCGGaagcgaatgtttttgtatttttcaagtgtcaagtttctataagaccagttacattttccgttattttagttgttttgatcaataaatctggaaaatgtcgatgggaaaagtgctcacggagaaagaagaaagacaatccgatgcatttcaccaagaaaacgtTGGTATCACAGAAATTGATCGTCGGATTGAACGATCCAATCAATAGtgctcaaggatacggtaagaaggagagaggtccacataaatcgaagctctctgaccgggataagcgggaaatagttagaaaaACTTTGAATACCTCAAaaccgcttatgcaaataaagcaatttttgaattcaaatgtttctcgggtgacaattcgtcaagttttggtaaaaaaaaacttcacattaagagggcttaaaagattaaatctcctcatcttacaccatctctcATCGGGAGATGTCTTAGTTTTGTCAAAGCTCGCATGAACCGACATTAGGACATGACATTaggttgtgacaaagaatgtttccaaaagaatacattttgctatataccataacggaaagttcttcaatgtataggttcactgttcactgacgaaaaaagttcaattggtcctgatggtttcaacgggtactgtcGTGATTTACGAgaggaggaacagtatttttcaaccaggaaattGGGTGGAGGtccgtgcatggtttgggcgggattctgtgcaaccgggaagctttcacatcattcaaggattacatacatgttctggaatcctctctcctaccgtttttgcgtggatatcgtcacacaaaaactcacattccagcaaaaaaatgctactattcataccagcaaggtaactaagcaatggattaaggaccaataacttaattttttggactgaccAGCTCGCTGTCCAGACttgaattttaatatttaaaccTTAATTGACACAGCTAACCTTGCTATGAAATGTCAGATTATTAAACAAATGCAAGAACTTCTTCGTTAACCAAATGCTTTGATTCGGTTGTTCAAGAAAGCATCAAAAGAGATGCATCCTAACGAACACAAAATAGTCTCAGAGCGGTCAAAcatccgactggaagtcatgaatgTTAATTTATTGTCCTCAAAATTGATGAAATCGCTGTCGttattttttggtaaaaatgttGAACCCGTGACATTGATCTCCTTGTTTCCGCGAATTTATACGCAGAAGTGGCAATTAATGTTGGAGCAGAGCTACGACTGCTCGAGTCGTTTTGAGTTAGAAAAGGAGCtgcttttttgatttgaatacgtGTTATACCTACTAATTCCTGAAATGTTCATACTAGTCATCATGGCATCAAAATGCGACTTATCGATTATATGATTATAATGCCATAATTTCAAAATTGTATACGTCGATTCGACAGCAACCGTGTTTatgttataaaatgacactatAAGGTTTGATTAGAATAATCagttagaatctggaatcactgTTCGTTTTATAGCAGCGGTCCTAGTAGGGGTATCTGAAATATcttttaccattttttttagaaacctgtatctttcgacgATGAAACGTTGATccgttttcttttgaaatttttttttgaaatttgatttaggACACCATATTAAAAATACTGCTTGGTcaggtactaaaatcgcgaaattGCTGAAAGTTGCTGAATCGACCGTTTACGTTTTCGTGAACGTACAACTGTTGTTCGGATGGATCAGAAAACGCGTTGTAGTGCAACAACGTAAGATCGGAAGCTGAAGTTAAACATATAGAGAACAACTGAGGCAAACCCGGGACTGTCGGACTACGATATCGTCAAGAAACACAATTCCAACCAAAGTACCATCCGGAGAATCGGTATGCGAGAAGATTATCGTAATTTCCGTGCCTGCAGGCAACCAAACAGAACACTGAAACAAAATTTGTTGGTCTAAAGACGCACTCGAAATTTCCTGCAGAAACGTTTCCTTCTGTTTATTAACGGCTCACAAAGGTGAAGTTTTGGtcagatttggcaagctgccactacagtcgagaagtgcttcagtggtaccgtgacGATGGGGTCAAATACACTGAAAAAGACCT from Toxorhynchites rutilus septentrionalis strain SRP chromosome 3, ASM2978413v1, whole genome shotgun sequence encodes:
- the LOC129779019 gene encoding ovalbumin-related protein Y — its product is MRVLAAYLLLAIFVCTINALPKRRFSRDDATDRNLVGLSTNIIAASLLKGSVDSNANHVFSPIGFSSILAILSEGAKGQTLQEFYDVLKFPQDSIEVRSAFQQSLKRLGSQNPANEPQLKTWFYVYVNNTIDDKFKDILVNNYFVDVRDIERNDYNFDEPKTSVGPIEQTIEFSELPAAINQIIPSNNNSKDIIDFEELKIKSLAEDLDSIRSEVGITTMYDEVDEDENPKFDKNIDDKEYVEPTKIKEQIALQKDEYTNEVLDEPVVKSVAEDRVDRVVVDEPERVSLSLKKLDDDEHEIMYAVESQVSRRRFNVRRSFLSGDVASALSGNSLVGRKAGAKAGDQDSSESKMLLFNGLYYRGSWASPFQIMSGEGKFYVNGEEQRVTMMRAVGKFGVGSSQELDAKIVELPYNNTRYSLLIMVPNKPHGLKDLINNFNCHSLSSAQQRLAQTQMSISLPKFQIDTTSRAEKALTKLGLITVFTSKADLSGITDEPKIHVDELVQHVSIRVDEGASSELALSATNTVEAKTASDQEDMEEFVVNRPFVFFVRDTINDIAVVAGKVTDIPALEE